A genomic segment from Spinacia oleracea cultivar Varoflay chromosome 3, BTI_SOV_V1, whole genome shotgun sequence encodes:
- the LOC110799157 gene encoding uncharacterized protein: protein MKYIGKCSNFCQLSCGIYTKSPTDHQVNPEFSSVSDSDNRKKQEQSQMVKTCETCGDKGFSRYLTYSTGDTVEHMYSSELPPDELPAKMVMCGDEMTKFSGCHPLRISYLSLPDASAIPVAGPIWRGVFNTFGRLCKSWKGMEAFIPKTSHSEAVNIVHSMQPTLYLDLKKRSQLWPKNFDELGATDCNIGLYIFPQSARLWFKSVAFLWGAFKEKVSSEIPSKRVAKSRGTKSKQWTTLKKTKKAVSLVKYDRLPSLRPECKRARSKRGKKARKCNDQEADMFCQIFDKPGQAETCTDEPAVIASSGQENTSLLNDKIGTLENIVEECIPRVAVTIKEPKTVAVDESEKIVEIKTSGQGQALLPSLEVKQETPLEKGSCMTSGLDLERKSSSPSISSTVFMELDDEETTISGSQNCIEASVTTIPASNLEMAGGEYHESSSNRSVQHQL, encoded by the exons atgAAGTACATTGGTAAATGCAGTAATTTTTGTCAATTG AGCTGTGGCATTTATACCAAGTCACCAACTGATCACCAAGTAAACCCAGAATTCAGCTCTGTCTCCGACTCCGACAACAGAAAAAAGCAAGAACAAAGTCAAATG GTGAAAACCTGTGAAACCTGTGGAGACAAAGGCTTCTCTAGATACTTAACTTATTCTACTGGGGACACAGTTGAGCACAT GTATAGTTCAGAGCTACCTCCTGATGAATTACCAGCAAAAATGGTAATGTGTGGGGATGAAATGACCAAGTTTTCTGGCTGTCATCCACTGAGAATTTCATATCTTTCTCTCCCTGATGCTAGTGCAATCCCAGTTGCTGGTCCGATTTGGAG GGGAGTTTTCAATACTTTTGGGAGATTATGTAAAAGTTGGAAAGGGATGGAAGCCTTTATACCAAAGACTTCACATTCAGAAGCTGTCAATATTGTACATTCAATGCAACCCACTCTTTATCTCGACCTGAAGAAAAGGAGCCAACTATGGCCTAAGAATTTTGATGAATTGGGGGCTACTGACTGCAATATCGGACTTTACATCTTTCCTCAATCCGCGAGGTTATGGTTTAAATCTGTTgcattt CTTTGGGGAGCGTTTAAGGAAAAAGTATCCAGTGAAATTCCATCCAAACGCGTAGCTAAAAGTCGTGGTACTAAATCCAAGCAGTGGACAACTCTCAAGAAGACTAAAAAAGCAGTGTCTCTTGTAAAATATGACCGTTTACCATCATTAAGGCCCGAATGCAAGAGAGCTAGGAGTAAAAGAG GTAAGAAAGCTCGGAAATGCAATGACCAGGAAGCTGATATGTTTTGTCAGATATTCGACAAACCAGGCCAAGCTGAAACCTGCACAGATGAGCCTGCTGTCATTGCTTCAAGTGGACAAGAGAACACCAGTTTGTTGAATGATAAGATTGGTACTTTGGAAAACATTGTAGAAGAATGTATACCTCGAGTTGCAGTAACGATAAAGGAACCCAAAACTGTAGCTGTTGATGAATCAGAGAAAATTGTAGAAATAAAAACCTCGGGCCAAG GTCAAGCACTACTTCCTTCTCTAGAAGTTAAGCAAGAGACACCTCTGGAGAAGGGTTCATGTATGACTTCCGGTCTTGATCTTGAAAGAAAAAGTTCAAGTCCTTCAATTTCTTCTACTGTATTCATGGAACTTGATGATGAAGAAACTACCATAAGTGGGTCTCAGAACTGTATAGAGGCAAGTGTAACGACAATCCCGGCCTCCAATTTAGAAATGGCAGGTGGTGAGTACCATGAAAGCAGTTCAAATAGGTCGGTACAACATCAACTCTGA
- the LOC110799136 gene encoding protein RGF1 INDUCIBLE TRANSCRIPTION FACTOR 1 codes for MGIMEQRSEIRRMIEVDEHGDELDEKIKWPIWLKPLLKTSFFGQCKIHPDAHKSECNMYCLDCMDGALCSVCLSSHKDHHAIQIRRSSYHDVIRVTEIQKYVDIAGIQTYIINSARIVFLNQRPQPRPGKGVTNTCLVCHRSLLDSFSFCSLSCKINGTSKNFWTDKKRRIGETGQTNSDSEESLNNYYNDQGTVAYNYNYSYNYKKKLQSFTPSTPPRTTSAGSSGASYRSAKRRKGIPHRAPLGALLIQY; via the exons ATGGGAATAATGGAGCAGAGATCAGAAATAAGGAGAATGATTGAGGTTGATGAACATGGTGATGAACTAGATGAGAAGATTAAGTGGCCTATTTGGTTGAAACCTCTTCTTAAAACTAGCTTCTTTGGCCAATGTAAGATTCATCCTGATGCTCACAAGAGTGAATGTAATATGTATTGCTTGGATTGTATGGACGGAGCACTCTGTTCCGTATGCTTATCGTCTCACAAGGATCACCACGCTATTCAG ATAAGGCGGTCGTCGTACCACGACGTAATAAGAGTAACGGAGATACAGAAGTATGTGGACATAGCAGGGATACagacatacattatcaacagtGCGCGCATCGTGTTCTTGAATCAGCGGCCGCAGCCTCGCCCTGGTAAAGGCGTCACCAACACCTGCCTTGTCTGCCACCGCAGCCTTCTTGATTCCTTCTCCTTTTGCTCTCTTTCTTGCAAG ATAAATGGGACATCGAAGAACTTCTGGACCGATAAGAAGAGGAGGATCGGAGAAACAGGACAAACGAATTCAGACTCAGAAGAATCCTTGAACAATTATTACAATGATCAAGGGACTGTTGCTTATAACTATAATTACAGTTACAATTATAAGAAGAAGTTACAGAGTTTTACACCATCAACACCACCAAGAACAACTTCTGCAGGCTCATCCGGGGCAAGTTACAGGTCTGCCAAACGCAGGAAGGGGATACCGCACAGAGCTCCACTCGGGGCACTTCTCATACAGTACTGA